Within Azoarcus sp. DD4, the genomic segment TGCACGACGGTGCGCCGTGCCCGGTCTGTGGCAGCGCCGAGCATCCCCTGCCGGCCACCCATGCCGGCGAACTGCCGTCCGAGAGCGCGCTGCGCGAAGCCGCCGCTGCTGTGCGTGAAGCCGAGCAGGCCTTCGAGGCCCGCCGTGCCGCGCTCGACCGCAGCGCCCAGGCCCGCGTCGCGGCGGAGGCCGAAGTCGGCGCCCTTGCCAACGCCCTGCGCGCGGCGGGCGCCGATAGCGTGCAGGCCGACATGCTGGTCGAAACCGCCTCCGATCTGCGCCAGCGCCTGGCAGGCGCGCGCAAGGCGGGCGACGAACTCGCCGCCGTCCGCAACCAGTTCCAGGCACTGGAACAGGACCAGCGCCAGGCCGTCGCCGCGCAGGAGCAGGCCAGTAGCGCCGCGCAGGCTGCCCGCAGCGTGCTGCACGGCGCCGAACGCGTGGTCGAAGCGCGGCGCGAAGCGGTGCCGGCCACCCTGCGTCCTGCCGGTGCCCTGGCCGCCGCGCTGGCCGCCGCCCGCAGCGCGCTGGAGGCGCTGCTCGCCGCCTGGCAGCAGGCGCAAACCCACCACGCCGGTGCCGAAGCCGCCCTCGCCGCGGCCCAGGCCCAGCGCGATACGCTGGCGCAGGCCGAAACCGAGCAGGCTGCGGCGCTGGAACAGGCGCAGGCCGTGTTCGTCCAGGCGCTTGCCGCCGCCGGCTTCGATGACGAAGCCGCCTACCGCAGCGCCCGCCGCGCCACCGACGAGATCGAGCGCCTTGCCGCGACCGTGCGCCAGCACGACCAGGATGCCGCCGCCGCCCGCGAACGCCTCGCCCGCGCCACCGAGGCTGTCGCCGGTCGGACACTGCCGCAGCTCGCCGAGCTCGAAGCCGCCGCCCAGGCTGCCCGAACCGCCATCGACACGGTGCTGGCCCGCAGCGCCGACCTGCGCGGCGCGCTGGAGAAGACTCGCCATACCCTGGCCTTGCTCGACGAACTCGCCGTCCGCAATGCCGACATCGAGGCGCGCTACCGCATCACCGGAGAGCTCGCCGCCATCGCCAACGGCGACAACGGCCGCAATCTCACCTTCCAGCGCTACGTGCTGGCCGCCCTGCTCGACGACGTGCTGCGCGCTGCCTCGCTGCGCCTCAAGGCCATGAGCCGCGGCCGCTACCTGTTGCAGCGGCGCGAAGACGTGGCCGACGCCCGCCGCGCCGCGGGCCTGGATCTGGAAGTGCTGGACGACTACACCGGCCGTGCCCGCCCGGTCAGCACGCTGTCCGGCGGCGAAGGCTTCATGGCCTCGCTGTCGCTCGCGCTCGGGCTGTCGGACGTGGTGCAGGCCTACGCCGGCGGGGTTCAGCTCGACACCCTCTTCATCGACGAGGGCTTCGGCAGCCTGGACCCGGAATCGCTCGACATGGCGATGCGTACCCTGATCGACCTGCAACGGCAGGGACGGATGGTGGGCGTGATCTCGCACGTGGAGGAGATGAAGCAGCAGATCGACGTGGCGATCGAGGTGGTGCAGGGGGCGAGGGGCAGCCGGGTGCGGGTGAGGGCGTGAGGGTGGCTGGGCTCACCGTTGCGGAATCGCGCGGCGGGATCGCTCTACCTTCAGCTCGGCCGGAGCCAACCGGCGGACAATGGCAGTTCCGCCTACGATGCGGACAGCCGCCCCTATCCACCGACCCGATTGTGCCGATCGCCTGCACGACCGACGTAGAGCCCCGATGACCATGCCCGCTCGATCCTGCCCCGCCGACTTTTCGCCGCTTCGGCGTGCCGGCCTCAACCTGCACGCCGTTTTCGACGCAGCATGGCTTCCGGTACCGCTCGCCACCGAGCTGCAGCGTGATTTCGCTCCCGCCCACGAGGTCCGCCAGCTCATCCTCATCGGCAACGCCGGACGTGCGTTGTGGTCCTCGGTGAAAGCCGCCCGGCTCGCTTCCGACGACCCCATCGACGATTTCAGCGTGGGCGCCGTCGCGCAGTGGTTCGCCGAACAATTGCCCGGCCACCGCTACACCCTGCTTTATCCCGGCGACAAACCCGTCGGCCTGCAGGCGCTCGGGCAGCTGGCCGGCTGGCATCACGCCACGCCGTTCCGGGTCGGCATCCTGCCGGGATGGGGGAGCTGGTTTGCCTACCGGGCGGCGCTGCTGGCCGATACCGCGCTGCCGCCGACTGCGCCGCTGCAGGTGGAGTCGCCCTGCCTGTCCTGCGCCGCCCGGCCCTGCATCGCCGCCTGCCCGGCGCAGGCGATGGCAGGGGGCAGGTTCGCGCTGGAGGCCTGTGTCGATTACCGCCGCCTGCCGGATTCGCGCTGCGCCCACGCCTGCGTGGCGCGCGATGCCTGTCCGGTAGGGCGGGAGCATCGCTACGACGAAGAACACATGCGTCACAGCTACGGCGCGTCGCTGCGTGCCATCGAGCGCTATTTCCCTGCGTGAAGGCGGCATCGGTCCGGCTGACGGCGCCGGGCGCGACGCTCATCGTTCTGCAATATCGGGCCTGTAGGGTGGACGCCCTCCCGCAACGCCGGTGGTCGTGTACCGCCGTGTTGTCTCCGGGCAACGGTTTGTTGCATTCCTGCTGCGAACGCCGCGCGCTGCGAGAGGGTCACAACAGCGTTTCCACAACGATAAGAGAGGAGCCAACACCATGAGCAATGAAACCCTGAGCCGTTTTCTCGAACTTTCCGCGCGCTACTTCGGCGTGCGCCGTCAGCGGGCGGTGCTGAAAATCGCCTGATGCAGCATGGCTGGGCGGCGCGTCTGCGCCGGCCAGCCAACATCCGCGTCGTCCGGCACGGAACGATGTGCGCGGCCCTCCCTCCAAGGCCGCATGGATACCCTGACCCACGCCCTTTCCGGCGCCCTCGTCGGCCGCCTGCTCGCCCCGCGGCTGCAAGCCGCCAGCTTCAAGACCCCGATCCGTACCTGGCAGGCAGTGGCCGCCGGCGCTGCCGCGGCCGCCTTCCCGGACATCGATTTCGTGCTCGGCTACGTGTCCGAGCTTACCTACCTGCGCGGCCACCGCGGCGTCACCCATTCGCTGCTCTTGCTGCCGCTATGGGGCTGGCTGCTGGCCTGGCTGTTCGCCCGGCTGGCGCGGCGCAGCGGCGGTAGCGAGGGACCACCCTGGCGCGCCTTCTACGCGATCGCCTGCAGCGGCTTGGCGATACACATCGCCGGCGATCTCATCACCCAGTTCGGCACCATGATCCTGGCGCCGTTCTCGGACAGGCGCTTCGGCATCGGCACCACCTTCATCATCGACCTGGTGTTCACCGGCATCATCGTCGCCGGCCTGGCGGCGAGCGCCTTCTTCCGCCATAGCCGCGTGCCGGCTGCGCTGGCGCTGGTGGCGCTGGCCGGCTGGGTGGGGGTGGGCTGGATGGGGCGCGGCGAGGCCATTGCCGCGGCGCACGCCCATGCCGCGGCCAAGGGCATCCCGGTGGTGGCCGTCGATGCGGCGCCGCGGCCGGCATCGCCCTTCAACTGGACGGCCATCGTGTTCGACGGCGAGCGCTATCACTACGCCCACATCAACACCCGCCGCAGCGAGCCGCTGGAAGCGCGCGAGGGCGACAACTTCATCCGCCGCTTCTCGGCACCCTACCGGCCGGTGGCGATGGCGCAGTGGCAGATCAAGCCGATGTTCGGCAACGGCGGCGACGGCGAACTGGCGCGCGCGGTGTGGAACGCCGGGGACTTCGCCTTCTTCCGCTGGTTCGCGATGTTCCCGGTGCTGGACCATGTCGACAGTTCGCCCCAGGCGGGCAGCTGCGTCAGCTTCCGCGACCTGCGTTTCGAGACCCCCGGCCGCGAGGCCATGCCCTTTCGCTACGGCCTTTGCGGCAAGGGCGACGGCGGCGGCTGGCGTCTGTTCGAGCGCCTGACCGACGGCGGCCTGCGCTGGGTGATGCCGGAAAGCTGACGCGGCGTTTCGTGCCCGGGGTTTACTTGCCGCCGGGCACCGTGCCCTGCACGCCTTCGACGTAGTAGTTCATCGCCAGCTTGTCCTTGTCGGCGAGATCCTGGCCGGCGGCGACCACTTCCTTGCCGGCCTGGTTGCGCAGCGGACCCATGAACACCGGACGCTTGCCGTCGAGGATGCCCTGGCGGCGTTCGGCCACCAGCTTCTTCGCGTCGTCCGGCAGGGTCGCGGCGAGGTGGCCGAGGTCGATCGCGCCCTCCTTGAGGCCGTACCAGACCTGCTGCTTGGGCTCGAACCTGCCCGCCAGCACTTCGCCCACGACCTTGGTGTACCAGACGCCCCAGTTGATCTCGCTCGCGGCGAGCTGGGCCTTGGGGCCGAAGGCGGTCATGTCGGAATCCCAGCCGAAGGCGTGGACGCCTTTTTCCTGCGCCGCCTGCAGCACCGCCGGGGAGTCGGTGTTCTGCATCAGCACGTCGGCGCCCTGGGCGATCAGCGTCAGCGCAGCCTGGCGTTCCTTGCCCGGGTCGAACCAGGAATTCACCCAGATCACCCGGGTGGTGGCGTTCGGATTCACGCTGCGCGCGCCTATGGTGTAGGCGTTGATGTTGCGGATCACCTCGGGGATGGGGTGCGAGCCGACCACGCCGAGGTTGCCGCTCTTGCTCATCTTGCCGGCCAGCACGCCGGCGAGGTAGGCGCCCTCGTAGGTGCGCACGTCATAGGTGCCGAGGTTGGCCGCGGTCTTGAAGCCGGTGGCATGCTGGAACACCACCTTGGGGAACTGGCGCGCCACCTTCAGCGTGGCGTCCATGTAGCCGAACGAGGTGGTGAAGATGATGCGGTGGCCGTCCTGTGCCAGGTTGCGCACCACCCGCTCGGCATCGGCGCCCTCGGGCACGCTCTCGATGAAGGTGGTCTTCACCTGGCCGGGAAAGGCGGCTTCCACCGCTCGGCGACCGAGGTCGTGGGCGAAGGTCCAGCCGGCCTCGCCGACCGGGCCCACATAGACGAAGCCGATCTTGATCGGCTCGGCGGCGATGGCGGCGGCGGGCAGGGCCGCGGCGGCAGCGAGGGCGGCGGTCCATTTGAGGACGGTGCGGCGTGTGGTCATGGCGCGATCTCCGGGGGACGAGGACGAAGGCGGCCCGCGCGGCGAGGCGCGGGCCTGCCGTTGCGGGCAGCGGATGCCGTCATCTTAGCCGCGTCATGCCGGTGGGCCACGCCGGATCGTGAATAAGGCCCATAAACCCGCAGCACGCGCCGACGCAGCCGCGACGGGCGTTCAGCGGCGGCGCAACTGCTGCTCGGCCACCGTCACCAGCCAGCGCACGCCGTGAGCGAGCGCGTCGTCGTTGAAGTCGTAGGCCGGGTGGTGCAGCGGCCTGTCGTCGCCGCCGCGGCCCTGGCCCAGCCACAGGTAGGCGCCGGGGCGGGCCTGCAGCATGAAGGCGAAGTCCTCCGAGGTGAAGGCGGGGGCCGGCGCGGTTTCTGCCTGCAGGCCCGAGGCGGCTGCGGCTTCCAGCGCCACATGCGCCTCGGCGGCGTGATTGATGGTTGCCGGGTAGTAGCGCAGGTAGTCGATGGCTATGGTGGTGCCGCTCGCCAGCGCCACGCCCTCGGCGACCTGGCGCAGCGCCGCTTCGATGATGTCCTGCGAAGCCGGGTCGAAGCTGCGCACCGTGCCGGTCAGTTTCACCTCGGCCGGCAGCACGTTGTGGGTGTGGCCGCCCTCGATGCGGGTGATCGACAGCACTGCCGATTCCACCGGGTCGATGCGGCGCGAAACGATGGCGTGCAGCTGGCTCACCAGATGGCCGGCGGCCAGGATGGCGTCTGGCGTGGTGTGCGGCTGCGCCGCATGGCCGCCGCGGCCGCGGATGACGATGTCGAAACGGTCGGCTGCCGCCATGATCGGTCCCGGCCGTGTCTGCGCCGTGCCCAGCGGCAGCGCCGGCCAGTTGTGCAGGGCATACACCGCATCGCAGGGAAAGCGCTCGAAGAGACCGTCCTCCACCATTGCACGGGCGCCGCCCAGGCCTTCCTCGGCCGGCTGGAAGATGAAATTGACGGTTCCGTCGAAATCTCGCCCGGCCAGCACGCGCGCTGCGCCGAGCAGCATGCTGGTGTGGCCGTCGTGGCCGCAGCCGTGGTGCGCGCCGGCGTGGGTGCTGGCGTGGGCGACGCCGCTGCATTCGTCCATCGGCAGCGCGTCCATGTCGGCGCGCAGGCCGACATTGGCGCTGCCTCGACCCTTGCGCAGCACGCCGACCACGCCGGTCTGGCCGATGCCTTCGTGCACCTCCAGGCCGAGGGTGCGCAGTTCGGCGGCCACCACCGCCGCGGTGCGGTGCTCGGCGAAGCCCAGCTCCGGGTGGGCGTGCAGGTCGTGGCGCAGGCGGATCAGCGCCGGCAACAGCGGCGCGAGTTCGGTGTCGGCAAGTGTGGTCATCAGCCTGCTCATGCGGCATGGGCGGCAAGCGCCGCGCTGGAGGCGAGGGAAGCGGCGAGGGGGCCGATGTAGGCGCCGTCCGGCAGCGGCCCCGCTTCACGCAGGTATTGCTTGGGCGTCATGCCGCAGACGTTCTTGAAATGCCGCGACAGATGGCTCTGGTCGTAGAAACCTGCCTCGCTGGCCACATTGGCCGCCGGCATGCCGCTGCGCAGCAGGGCCTGGGCGTGGCGCACGCGCAGGATGCAGATGTAGCGGTGCGGCGGGATCCCCATGCGCTGGCGGAACACGGTGGCGAAGCGGCATACGCTCAGGCCGGCGATCTCCGCCAGGTCTTCGAGCGAGAGCTGCTCGTCGAAGTGGCGGTGGATGTAGGCGAGCGCGTCGTCGATGCCGCGGGGCGGCCGCCGGGCGCCGCGACAGGTGGGCAAGGGCTTGGTTTCCATGGGAAAAAGCTTAGGGGCTGTGCCCCCGACGATGGCGCTGCAATGCCCATCCCGCGCGACAGCAAATGTCGATTTGCGGTGCCGTGCAGCACGACCTTGCGCATGCACCGCGGCCGTGCGCGCCGCGGCAGGAACGTGCAATCCTGGTGCCCGCCGCATTGCTATCGTCCGCCCGGTTTTCAATCAGGAGCGAACGCTGTGGGCATCAGGATCATCAAGCAGAGCAAGGACTTGCAGGGGCTGGAGGCGCAGGGGCCGGTGGGCCGCCCGCTGGGCGAAGCGGTGGCGCAGATGTGCGGGGTGGATGTCGCGCTGGCCGGTGCCGGCAGCAACGACTGCGGCATCTGGGAATGCACCCCCGGCCGCTTCCGCCGCCAGATCGACAACGCCGAGGTGATGCACATCCTGGCGGGCGCCTGCACCTTCACCCCGGAAGGCGGCGAACCGCTGCAGATCGCCGCCGGCGACACGTTGTTCTTCCCCTCGCACACCGTCGGTGTGTGGGACATCACCGAGACGCTGCGCAAGGTGTATGTGGTGTTTGCGCTGCCCTAGGCGGCTACACCAGCTGGATCGGCCCCGGGTACTGTGCGACCAGCGCATCCCGGGTCAGCAGCAGGATGCCCTCGATGGTGGCCTGTGCTACGAGGATGCGGTCGAAGGGGGCCTTGTGGATCGGCGGCAGCGAATCGACCGAAACCGCGTGCTCGCTCAGGATAGGCAGCTCCAGATAGCCGTTGTCGAGCAGGCCGCGCCGCAGCATCCGCGCATCCACCTGGAAATCGGCGCGGCCGAGGCCGGACTGGTCGTCGGGTGCTTCATGGTCACCGCATGCCGACCGAGGTGTCCGGTGCTCCCTCCCCTTCAAGGGGGAGGGATGACGTTCCGGAATCGACAGCGTTCTTGAACCCAGTCCGGTTAGTCGAGTTGCCGGGTCTTTCTGGCACAGGCCGCCGACTCAGTACCAATAGCCGAGGGCTTTCAGGCTGCCGCTTCCACCGCGGCAAACCGCCCGATGTGGCTGTCCGGATACGGCGTCGACGTCTGCCCGGTGGCGATCAGCTCGGCCATCGAATCGCCGATGCCCGGCCCGATCGCGAAGCCTTCGCCGCAGAAACCGAAAGCGTAGTAGAGGCCGTCCACCTTCGCGCTCGGGCCGAGCACCGGCTTGCTGTCCTGCAGGTAGCCCTCGATGCCGCTCCAGGTGCGGATCAGCTGCAGGCCGCCGAGCGCGGGGGCGAGGCGGCGCAGCTGCTGCAGCTGGTTGAGGGTGTTGGCCGGCTCGACGTAGGCGCGCAGGCGGTCGGCGTAGGCGGGGCCTTTGGGGCCGCCGCCGAAGACGATGTTGCCGCGCTTCACCTGGCGGAAGTACATGCCCTCGGCGACGTTCTTCGTGGTGACGCCGATGGCCGGGCCGATGGCGTAGGGCAGCGGTTCGGTGACGCCCATCTGCGGGCCGTGGGCGACGATGGGCACCGGTTCGCCGAAGGCGCTGGCGATGCGGTTGCCCCAGGCGCCGGTGGCGACCAGCAGCTGCGGTGCACGGCAGCGCGGGCCTTCGCCGCCGGCCGGATGCGCCTGGGTATGCACCAGGAAGTCGCCGCCCTCGCGCTCCACCCGCAGCACCTCGGTGTGCTCCAGCACGGTGGCGCCGGCGCGGCGGGCGCCGCGGCCGAAGGCGGGGCCGGCGAGACGCGGGTTGGCGTGGCCATCCACCGCCGACAGCGATCCGGCCAGCACCGCCGGCCCGAACAGGCCGTAGCGGCGGCGCAGCTCGGCGGCGCCCATCACTTCCAGGTTCAGGCCGTAGGGCCGGGCATCGACGGCGTAGCGGGCGAAGTCCTCGGCCTGTTCCTCGCTGTAGCACACCCGCAGATGGCCGCTGTCGAGGAACTCGGCGTCTTCGCCGAGCAACTCCGGCAGCCGGCCCCAGATCTCGCGGGCGCGGGCGGCCAGCGGCAGTTGCGCCAGCGCGCGGCCCTGGCGGCGCACGTTGCCGAAGTTGGTGCCGCTGGCCTGCTGGCCGACCAGTCCGCGTTCCAGCAGGATCACCGACAGGCCGCGGCGGCGCAGGAAGAAGGCGGCCGAAGCGCCGACCAGGCCGCCGCCGACGACGATGACGTCGGCGCGCAGGATTTCCGGCGTGGCAGTCATCGACGCCTTCATTGCACCACCTCCACATCCAGCGGCAGCGGTTTCACCGGCGCCTGGCCGCGCAGGCGGCCGACCTGCTGCACCGGCACGCCGGTTGCGGCGGCGACGATCTCGGCGGCGGCGTGGCCGCAGTAGCGGCCCTGGCAGCGGCCCATGCCGACGCGGCTGAAGGCCTTGGCACGGTTGAGCTCGCAGCCGCCGAGCTCGGTGGCGCTGCGGCGCAGTTCGCCGGCGGCGATGGTCTCGCAGCGGCACACCACGGCGTCGTCGGGCAGCGCGGCGGCTTGCGTGTGCGGCCACGGAAAGGCGGCGGCGAGGCCACGGCGGAAGCGTTCCATGGTGGCCAGCGTGGCGCGCAGTCCGTCGCGTTCGGCCTCGTAGCGGGTGCTGCCGGCCTGCACGCCGAGGTCGTGCAGCACGGCGAGCGCCGCCAGCCGGCCAGCGGCTTCGGCGGCGTCGGCACCGGCCAGGCGCACGCCGTCGCCGGCAAGGTAGATGCCGGCGCTGCTGGCGCGGCCGTCCTCGTCGATCGCCGGCAGCCACTGGCGGCTGGCATCGTCGAAGCGGAATTCGCAGCGCGCGAGGTCGGCGAGCTGGGTTTCGGCGCGCAGGTGGTAGCCGAGCGCGACCGCGTCGCAATCGAAGCGGCGTTCGCGGCCGCTGGCTTCGCGCACCGTGATGCCGCTGACGCCGGTTTCGTCGTCGCCGTCGATGGCGAGCGGGGTGGCACCACGCAGCAGCGGCACGCCGGCGCGGCGCAACGTGGCGATCAGGCCGAGGCCGCGCAGCAGCAGCGCGGGGCGCGCAAGCAGGCCGCCGAGCGCCGCCAGCGCGGGCCGCGGCGAGGTGTCGATCACTGCCGCGATGCGAGCACCGGCCTTGAGGTACTGGCTGGCGACCAGGTAGAGCAGCGGGCCGGTGCCGCAGAACACGATGCGGCTGCCGATGGCGCAGGCCTGCGCCTTGAGTGCGATCTGCGCCGCGCCCAGGCTGTAGCAGCCGGCGCGGTTCCAGCCCGGCAGCGGCAGCAGGCGGTCGGTGGCGCCGCTGCAGACGACCAGCGCGTCAAACGGCAGCGCTTCGGCGCGCTTGCCGCAGACGGTGTGGAGTTGGCCGTCGGCGATGTTCCAGGCGAGCGTCTCGGCGCGGTAGTCGATATGCGGGCGGAGGGCGTCGAAGGCGCGGTGCAGGGCTTCCGCCTTGGTCGCCTCGCTGCCGTAGAGCGCGGCGTAGGGGCGGCTGAAGTTGGGCGGCTGGCGGCGGTAGATCTGGCCGCCGTCGCGCCGGCCTTCGTCCACCACCAGCGGGCGCAACCCGGCTTCCACCAGCGCTGCGGCGGCGCGCACCCCGGCGGGGCCGGCGCCGACCACGATCACCCGCGGCGCGGCCATGTCGCCTCCTGCGGCTGGGTGAGGATGTCCATGCCGTCTTCCACCGGCGTCGAGCAGGCGCGCCAGCGCTCGCCGTTGGCGCCGCGCACCCAGCAGTCCTGGCAGGCGCCCATCAGGCAAAAGCCGGCGCGGGCGCCGTCGCCGAATTCGGACTGGCGCAGGCGGCCGCCGTTGGCGAGCACCGCCACCAGCAGGGTGTCGCCCTCGAGGGCGGTGGCGGGGCGGCCGTCCACCCGCAGGCTGACGGGGCGGCGGCCGGTTTCGCCGAGACGGACGAAGCGCGCTTGCGGCGCGGCGGAAGCGGAGGGCATGGGGTAGTGGGGGTTTACTTGTTGGGGTCGTATACCCGTTCTATCGGGTAGTAGTTCTTGATGAAGGGCGATTTGATGACGATGTAGCTGAAGTACTTCTCGATGCCGATACTGCGTTCGAGCAGGCCTTCGATGATGCTCTGGTAGTGGTTCACGCCCTGGGTCATGAACTTCAGCAGGTAGTCGTAGCCGCCGCTGACCAGATGGCATTCGAGGATCTCGTCGATGTTGCGGATGGCCGACTCGAAGCGCATGAAGTCCTCGCGGCGGTGGTCGGCGAGCGTCACCTCGGTGAACACGGTGAGCATCTCGCCGAGCTTGTCGAGCTTCACCTGCGCGCCGTAGCCGGCGATGTAGCCGGCCTGCTCCAGGCGCTTGACCCGGATCAGGCAGGGGCTGGGCGAGAGGCCGACGGCGTCGGCGAGGTCCACGTTGGTGATACGGCCGTTACGCTGGAGCTGGCACAGGATGCGCAGGTCGAGCCGGTCGAGTTTGGGCATGGCGGTCGTGATGGTCATTGCGAACTACTTTTCGCCGGAAGCGAAGGTGATGGAGTCGGGCAGTGTCCAGCAAGATGCATGCCGCGGGCGCTCAGGCCATCGCGCGGCGCACGTCGGGGGCGTCCAGCACTTCGTCCAGGGTGCGCTTGAGGCGGGCGAAGAGCTGGGCGAAGTTGTCCTCGGTGAAGCACAGCGCCGGTGCGAAGCCGAGGATGTGATCGCCGAAGGACCGGAAGATCAGGCCGTTCTGGTAGCCGCTGCGGAACAGGCGGTCGGACAGGCCCAGCGCCGGGTCGAAGGCGCGCTTGCTGGCCTTGTCGGCCACCAGCTCGACCGCGCCGAGCAGGCCGCGATGGCGGACGTCGCCGACCAGCGGGTGGTTCAGCATGTCGGCGAGCCCGGTGGCGAACACCGGCTCCATCGCCTGGGCGTGGGCGAGGATGCCGCCCTCTTCGTACAGCCGGATCACCTCCAGCGCCACCGCGGCGGAGACGGGATGGCCGGAGTAGGTGGCGCCGTGGCCCACCAGCACGTTGGGCGCGGCGCCGTCGGCGATGCCGTTGTAGACCGCGTCCGAGATCATCAGCGCGCCCATCGGCACATAGCCCGAGGTCAGGCCCTTGGCCATGGTCATCAGGTCGGGTTCGACGTCCTCGGCGAGGCAGGCGAACATCGGTCCGGTGCGGCCGAAGCCGGTGATGACCTCGTCGACCACGAACAGGATGCCGAGCTCGCGGCTGGCCTCGCGCATCGCCTTCAGCCAGCCTTTGGGCGGCACGATCACGCCGCCGGAGCCCTGCACCGGCTCGCAGAAGAAGGCGGCCACGTTGTCGGCGCCGAGTTCGGCCACCTTGGCGCGCAGCGCCGCCACCGAGGCCGCGATCACCGCCTGCGCATCGTTGCCGACCGGGCTGCGGTAGGGGTAGGGCGAGGCGATGTAATGCTGGTTGGGCAGCGGCACGTCGAAACCGCGGTGGAAGGCGGGCAGTGCGGTCAGCCCGGAGCCGACCGAGGACGAGCCGTGGTAGCCGCGCTCGATGGCGATGAAGTGCTTCTTCTGCGGCCGGCCGGTGGCGTTGTAGTAGTGGGTGATCAGGCGGATCGCCGCATCGACCGCTTCCGAGCCGCCCAGGGTCAGGTAGGTGTGGCGCAGCGATTTCGGCGCGATCTCGGCGAGCTTGGCCGCCAGCCGGATCGCCGGCTCGCTGCCGAAGCCGAAGTAGCCGGTGGCGTAGGGCAGCTTGCGCATCTGCTCGGCCGCCGCCTGCACCACGCTCTCGTGGCCGTAGCCGATGTTCACGCACCACAGCCCGGCGAAGGCGTCGAGCACCTCCTTGCCGTGGATGTCGCGCAGCCACACGCCGTCGTGGCCGCTGGCGAGCACGGTGGCGCCGCGCTGTTCATGGCCGCGCCAGGCGGCGACAGGGTGGATGAGGTGTTTGCGGTCGAGGTCGAGCAGGGCGTCGGTGGTCATGATCGGGGCGGGGCGTTGTTCTGGATTCGATGGGTCCAGTTTAGGGTTGGCCCCGCAGCGGGTGCTGCGGCTTTGGCCCGGTGCGGCGAAGTGCTGTGCCGTTGTGCGGGGGCCGGCGGCATATCGTGCGGCGGTGGGGCTGGGGCCTTGGCGGGCGCGGGGTGTGCGCAATGAGGCGGGCGCGGGTGGGGCGGTGGTTTGTGCTGCGGGGAGGAGCAGGAGAAAAAGGGGTGAGAAGGGTTTGCCGAACCGACAGCAACCGATTAAAGCTTTGGCGTGACCGGTGCCGTAGGTTTATTCCCTCCCCTTCAAGGGGGCGTAGGCGGGGTTTCGCAGAGCACCGCTCTGCGCCGCCGGAGCGGCGGAGCGAGGCGGAGACTCCTGGGCTAGGGTGGGGATGGGGTTAGACCGGCGTGGTGATTAACCCCATCCCCCTCCCAACCTCCCCCTTGAAGGGGGAGGGGCAAGATTGCGCGGGCTGGTTGCGCCGTGCGTGGAAGAATGGCAAGTCGGACTTTATGCCGCTCGACCAATCACCCCAACGCCTGACTCAAGATCGCATACAGGCCCGTCTCCGGACCCCGCCGCGGTATTTCCCCGCGGCTCATGATCGCGACCATGCCCACGCGCCGCAGGCCGATCTCTTCCAGCCATTCGATCAGCCCGCCGCCGGCTTCGATGTCGATGCGCAGGAATTTCCCGGCGCACAGGTTGGACCAGTGGGCGATCAGCGCTTTGGCGCTGGCGAGGCTGGGCGCCACCACCGGGCCGATGGCGTGGCCGCGGCCGAAGCGGCGCAGCACCGCGAAGCCCACCGCCTCGCCGTCGCGGTCCAGGACCACCGTCTCCGCGGTATCGAGCAAGGCGCGAATGGCTGCGCCGCGCGGCATGCCGCTGGCCTGGGCGTCGAGTTCGACCAGGCGGTCGCTGTCGCCGCGGCCGAGCGGGCGCAGGCGTTCGCCGGCGCCGGGCATCAGCAGCGGCGCCTGGCGGGCCTGACCCTGGTGCTGGCGGATTTCGCCGTGGCGGACGAAGCCGAGGCGTTCATACAGGCCGCGGCCTTCGGCGGTGGCGTGCAGCATCACCGCGCGCTCGCCGGCATTGTCGAGCAGGCCCTGCATCAGGCGCTGGCCGATGCGACGGCCCTGCACCTGCGGCGCCACGATCACCATGCCGACCATCGCTTGATTGGCGTCCCAGTGCCAGCCGAGCGCGGTGCCGACCACCTCGCCATCGCGCACCGCCACCAGGCCCTGGCCGAGCGCGGCGACGAAGCGCCAGTCTTCCAGTCGGTGCGGCCAGCGC encodes:
- a CDS encoding AAA family ATPase codes for the protein MKPLKLSLQAFGPFAGREEIDFTLLPEGALFLISGPTGAGKTSILDGITYALYGDTSGGERSAREMRSHHADAALLTEVEFEFALGGRRYRVKRVPEQERAAQRATKSGDGMVKVLARAELHRLDDDGATWWPLAQKTTEVTSELTTLLGCQAEQFRQVVLLPQGQFRKLLTASSGEREKILETLFGTAAYKRVQDALKQEAAALQKAAEDTRLRRDTLLQQAQAESVDALRGQADALGVELARLATDEAAARSADAAAQLALQQGRALAAQFAEQQAAQLALTAIEGHTGEIAALRQREAGARRALQVVPADEAQAATGRQLALARQRAEEAGLRAATAAAALQQAKAMLDAETARAPQRDAAQREVLQLESLAVQVEQLAAAERELAAGRRQAATAEQALAHAQQAAARAEQGRTALATRVEQLAPRAAEAEALALRVAQAEQREADAKRLAVRRKALAETVAVEAGSRQTMDEARTALEAARSAQQALDALWREAQAAILARHLHDGAPCPVCGSAEHPLPATHAGELPSESALREAAAAVREAEQAFEARRAALDRSAQARVAAEAEVGALANALRAAGADSVQADMLVETASDLRQRLAGARKAGDELAAVRNQFQALEQDQRQAVAAQEQASSAAQAARSVLHGAERVVEARREAVPATLRPAGALAAALAAARSALEALLAAWQQAQTHHAGAEAALAAAQAQRDTLAQAETEQAAALEQAQAVFVQALAAAGFDDEAAYRSARRATDEIERLAATVRQHDQDAAAARERLARATEAVAGRTLPQLAELEAAAQAARTAIDTVLARSADLRGALEKTRHTLALLDELAVRNADIEARYRITGELAAIANGDNGRNLTFQRYVLAALLDDVLRAASLRLKAMSRGRYLLQRREDVADARRAAGLDLEVLDDYTGRARPVSTLSGGEGFMASLSLALGLSDVVQAYAGGVQLDTLFIDEGFGSLDPESLDMAMRTLIDLQRQGRMVGVISHVEEMKQQIDVAIEVVQGARGSRVRVRA
- a CDS encoding metal-dependent hydrolase; translated protein: MDTLTHALSGALVGRLLAPRLQAASFKTPIRTWQAVAAGAAAAAFPDIDFVLGYVSELTYLRGHRGVTHSLLLLPLWGWLLAWLFARLARRSGGSEGPPWRAFYAIACSGLAIHIAGDLITQFGTMILAPFSDRRFGIGTTFIIDLVFTGIIVAGLAASAFFRHSRVPAALALVALAGWVGVGWMGRGEAIAAAHAHAAAKGIPVVAVDAAPRPASPFNWTAIVFDGERYHYAHINTRRSEPLEAREGDNFIRRFSAPYRPVAMAQWQIKPMFGNGGDGELARAVWNAGDFAFFRWFAMFPVLDHVDSSPQAGSCVSFRDLRFETPGREAMPFRYGLCGKGDGGGWRLFERLTDGGLRWVMPES
- a CDS encoding BMP family ABC transporter substrate-binding protein; its protein translation is MTTRRTVLKWTAALAAAAALPAAAIAAEPIKIGFVYVGPVGEAGWTFAHDLGRRAVEAAFPGQVKTTFIESVPEGADAERVVRNLAQDGHRIIFTTSFGYMDATLKVARQFPKVVFQHATGFKTAANLGTYDVRTYEGAYLAGVLAGKMSKSGNLGVVGSHPIPEVIRNINAYTIGARSVNPNATTRVIWVNSWFDPGKERQAALTLIAQGADVLMQNTDSPAVLQAAQEKGVHAFGWDSDMTAFGPKAQLAASEINWGVWYTKVVGEVLAGRFEPKQQVWYGLKEGAIDLGHLAATLPDDAKKLVAERRQGILDGKRPVFMGPLRNQAGKEVVAAGQDLADKDKLAMNYYVEGVQGTVPGGK